The genomic region GTCACCTCCGAATCGTAGGCAGCCGGTGGGGTCGCCGGGCCGGTATCCGTACTCCGTCGGCCTGTCCCGTGGCGGCGCGCGGGCGGTCAGTAGACGAGCGCCTGTGCGCCCTCTGCCATCGCCTCTTCGACGAACGCCGCAGCACCGGCGATCCGGACGCCGGGCAGGACGTCGTCCGGGCCGATTCCCCGGCGGGCCGCGCACTGGGTGCAGGCGGTCACCCGGCCACTGGTGAGGATGACGTGCAGCAGCTCGGCCAGCGGCGCGGAGTGCGGCAGCTCGAATTCCTGGGCGCGGCCGGGCAGCACGAACCAGGTCGACTCCCCGGTGAGCCAGAGCGAGACGTCCACCCCGGCCGCGACCGCCGTGGCGGCGACAGTGAACGCCTGCGCGCACCGTTCCGGGGCGTCCGCCCCTGCGGTGGCCTTGACGACGAGAGAGCGGGCCATGACGCCCAGCATAGGATGGGCTGGATGGTTACCGA from Micromonospora profundi harbors:
- a CDS encoding DsrE family protein, coding for MLGVMARSLVVKATAGADAPERCAQAFTVAATAVAAGVDVSLWLTGESTWFVLPGRAQEFELPHSAPLAELLHVILTSGRVTACTQCAARRGIGPDDVLPGVRIAGAAAFVEEAMAEGAQALVY